A DNA window from Pseudomonadota bacterium contains the following coding sequences:
- a CDS encoding SUMF1/EgtB/PvdO family nonheme iron enzyme, with protein sequence MALSETMSESELQPSLSVKKLRLGLLVVGMLLFAAVVWVFRQTSPQAPPSQELTETTDTAPAAPVSETEPATPDQFDPAAWRSGNTPGEGLVDDVEQELSLADQLLTDGKLFQDDNQGALGRYASILRANPDHPEAREGFDAVVSKLLEQLEGFAQRREIAAGTRVYQALRRAEVSGQELTGLGDRLEALEKSAELIALAEADIQAGRLIEPAGRSALDRLRRATQLDPGSVALADRLVGLERRLIDRALAAAREMDFRRANRLVAGARRARGGSSGVDYAAEQIQEFRRLRIEETSNVARLAMRDSRFPDAEEAIESVRSLGAGGELLAALDEELRLSRLYNVFRPGQLFSDDLTSGGEGPTMVVLPHGAFRMGASPVDPVQNRFERPAHTVVFGRGFALGQHEVTIGQFAQFIEATGYETDAERDGHSYAYSEASGRVGRRRKTSWRHAYNGRDAEPDLPVVHVSFTDAQAYARWLAEETGYAYRLPSEAEFEYALRGGRQTRYWWGDGTPTLAVENLTGEGDESPRRLSWTIAFEDYTDGFWGPAPVAQLSANPFGLYDIAGNVQEWVADCWHDSYVRAPGDGSAWVNRGCDLRVVRGTFWGGAPDTARASSRQGYKAETRGAAIGFRVARDLVTLPPQMANR encoded by the coding sequence ATGGCGCTCTCTGAAACGATGTCCGAAAGTGAACTCCAACCATCGCTGTCCGTAAAAAAGCTCCGGCTGGGCCTCCTGGTCGTCGGCATGTTGCTGTTCGCCGCCGTGGTGTGGGTCTTTCGCCAGACTTCGCCGCAGGCCCCCCCCAGTCAGGAGCTTACCGAGACGACCGATACGGCACCCGCCGCGCCGGTGAGCGAAACCGAGCCTGCGACGCCCGACCAATTTGATCCGGCTGCCTGGCGATCGGGCAACACGCCCGGTGAAGGGCTCGTCGATGACGTCGAGCAGGAGCTGTCGCTGGCCGACCAACTGCTGACCGACGGGAAGCTTTTTCAGGACGACAATCAAGGCGCGCTGGGGCGCTACGCGTCAATCCTGCGCGCGAATCCGGATCATCCCGAAGCCCGCGAGGGGTTCGATGCCGTTGTCAGCAAGCTGCTGGAACAGCTGGAAGGGTTTGCCCAGCGTCGGGAAATTGCCGCCGGCACGAGGGTTTATCAGGCGCTGCGCCGCGCTGAGGTCAGCGGCCAAGAACTGACCGGCCTCGGCGACCGACTGGAGGCGCTGGAAAAAAGCGCCGAACTGATCGCCCTGGCTGAGGCTGACATCCAGGCGGGGCGGCTGATCGAACCCGCCGGACGCAGCGCCCTTGACCGGCTCCGTCGCGCGACCCAGCTCGATCCGGGGAGCGTCGCGCTGGCCGATCGGCTGGTTGGGCTGGAGCGGCGTCTGATCGACCGGGCGCTGGCAGCGGCCCGGGAGATGGACTTTCGACGGGCCAATCGGCTTGTGGCAGGCGCTCGGCGGGCGCGGGGCGGCTCATCGGGCGTTGACTATGCGGCTGAGCAGATTCAGGAGTTTCGCCGCCTTCGCATCGAAGAAACCTCCAACGTGGCCCGGCTCGCCATGCGCGATAGCCGTTTCCCGGACGCTGAGGAGGCGATTGAATCGGTTCGCAGCCTGGGAGCGGGCGGTGAGCTGCTGGCGGCCCTCGACGAAGAGCTGCGGCTGAGCCGGCTTTACAACGTGTTCCGGCCGGGGCAGCTGTTTTCTGATGACCTGACCAGTGGCGGCGAGGGCCCCACGATGGTGGTGCTGCCGCACGGCGCATTCCGGATGGGCGCATCACCGGTGGATCCGGTGCAGAATCGCTTCGAGCGTCCCGCCCATACGGTAGTCTTCGGTCGGGGGTTTGCGCTGGGCCAGCACGAAGTCACGATCGGGCAATTCGCGCAGTTTATCGAGGCGACGGGCTATGAGACGGACGCCGAGCGTGACGGTCACTCTTACGCTTACAGCGAAGCCAGCGGCCGCGTGGGGCGGCGCCGGAAGACCAGCTGGCGCCACGCCTATAACGGTCGGGACGCTGAGCCCGATCTGCCGGTGGTGCACGTGAGCTTCACCGACGCGCAGGCTTACGCACGCTGGCTGGCGGAAGAAACCGGGTACGCCTACCGCCTGCCGTCTGAGGCGGAGTTTGAATACGCGCTGCGCGGCGGGCGACAGACTCGCTACTGGTGGGGCGACGGCACGCCGACGCTGGCGGTGGAAAACCTGACCGGTGAAGGTGACGAGTCGCCGCGCCGTCTGAGCTGGACCATCGCCTTTGAGGATTACACCGACGGCTTCTGGGGCCCGGCACCGGTGGCGCAGCTCAGCGCAAATCCATTCGGACTTTACGACATCGCCGGTAACGTACAGGAGTGGGTGGCCGACTGCTGGCACGACAGCTACGTGCGGGCGCCGGGCGACGGTTCAGCTTGGGTCAACCGCGGGTGCGATCTACGAGTGGTGCGAGGAACGTTTTGGGGCGGCGCCCCGGATACGGCGCGGGCCAGCAGCCGCCAGGGTTACAAGGCGGAAACGCGCGGGGCCGCGATCGGGTTTCGGGTAGCGCGCGATCTTGTCACGCTCCCACCGCAGATGGCGAATCGCTAA
- the rnd gene encoding ribonuclease D — translation MTDATSHAPANTGAARQTASPEVDWIRDNAALKAACEHWLALPAIGVDTEFVRTRTYYARLGLIQIGSAGRCWLIDPLPIDDWSPLAQVLGSRQTRKLIHSGSEDIEIFQRLSETPLAGFFDTQIAAALCGLGPSLSYQALVFELCGKEIEKDVTRSDWLARPLSPAQIRYAALDVAHLDSLYEQLSGKLASLGRTRWLEADCDQLTTRVGLDDVLKTQFQRFKQVWRLNGPQRSALAGLLRWREVTARDLDRPRSHILTDNDLLALVRDLPADRESMMALTLERSRSVGRRSKVLLDVLRTASGEQDHPPKQPEPLDRSARTLVSQLRAAIAEQAQTLGIAPEVLCGKRDLLHLLQVGEPTAKLSGWRFDLVRPLVAEHLPT, via the coding sequence ATGACTGACGCAACTTCTCACGCACCAGCTAATACGGGCGCCGCCCGCCAGACCGCTTCTCCCGAGGTGGACTGGATTCGGGACAACGCGGCGCTCAAGGCGGCGTGCGAGCATTGGCTGGCCCTTCCCGCCATCGGCGTGGATACCGAGTTTGTTCGAACCCGCACCTACTACGCCCGACTCGGCCTGATTCAGATCGGTTCCGCGGGGCGTTGCTGGCTGATCGACCCGCTACCCATCGACGACTGGTCGCCGCTGGCCCAGGTGCTCGGCAGTCGCCAAACGCGGAAACTCATCCACAGCGGCTCGGAAGACATCGAGATTTTTCAGCGCCTCAGCGAAACGCCGCTGGCCGGCTTTTTTGACACCCAGATCGCCGCCGCGTTGTGCGGCCTCGGCCCGAGTCTGAGCTACCAGGCACTGGTGTTTGAGCTCTGCGGCAAAGAGATCGAAAAGGACGTGACTCGCTCAGACTGGCTGGCAAGGCCTTTGAGTCCCGCTCAGATTCGTTACGCGGCGCTGGACGTCGCGCATCTCGACAGCCTCTACGAGCAGCTCAGCGGCAAACTTGCGAGTCTCGGCCGGACCCGCTGGCTCGAAGCGGACTGTGATCAGCTGACCACGCGGGTGGGTCTCGACGACGTGCTGAAAACTCAGTTTCAGCGCTTCAAGCAGGTGTGGCGGCTGAATGGCCCCCAGCGCTCCGCCCTTGCGGGTCTGCTGCGCTGGCGGGAGGTTACCGCCCGAGACCTCGATCGTCCTCGCAGCCACATCCTGACGGACAACGACCTGCTCGCACTGGTGCGGGATTTGCCCGCCGATCGCGAGTCGATGATGGCCCTGACGCTGGAGCGCAGCCGCAGCGTCGGACGCCGCTCCAAAGTCCTGCTGGACGTGCTGCGGACCGCCAGCGGCGAACAGGATCATCCACCCAAACAGCCCGAACCCCTCGACCGCAGCGCGCGAACCCTGGTCAGCCAGCTGCGTGCCGCCATCGCCGAGCAGGCGCAGACGCTAGGGATTGCACCGGAGGTGCTCTGCGGCAAGCGCGATCTGTTGCACCTGCTGCAGGTCGGTGAGCCGACGGCGAAGCTGTCGGGCTGGCGCTTCGATCTGGTGCGCCCGCTGGTGGCGGAGCATCTGCCGACGTGA
- a CDS encoding DUF1499 domain-containing protein: MQWLARITFLLGLLAAVGLLLTGPAYRMGWWELGFTFRVFFYVVYAAIGASVLGVLALLVRWRSGRGSVVLALLGMVLAGGAASVPVMMRSQASEVPPIHDITTNTMDPPAFVAIAPIRADAPNPVDYAGEETAAKQREAYPDLQTIRIRATVPEVFSQARAAAADLGWEIHAVEEAEGRIEATDTTRWFAFKDDVVIRIVAGNEVTLVDVRSKSRVGMSDIGLNAERIRRFRDALLAKLL; encoded by the coding sequence ATGCAGTGGCTCGCACGAATTACCTTTCTCCTCGGACTCCTGGCGGCGGTTGGGCTGCTCCTGACGGGACCGGCCTATCGCATGGGCTGGTGGGAACTCGGGTTCACGTTCCGGGTATTTTTCTATGTGGTCTATGCCGCCATTGGCGCCTCGGTGTTGGGTGTACTGGCGCTGCTCGTTCGCTGGCGCAGCGGTCGAGGTTCCGTGGTGCTCGCCTTGCTGGGCATGGTGCTGGCCGGCGGTGCGGCCAGCGTGCCGGTCATGATGCGATCTCAGGCCTCCGAGGTCCCGCCGATCCACGACATCACGACCAACACGATGGACCCCCCGGCGTTTGTGGCGATCGCTCCGATCCGGGCTGATGCCCCTAATCCGGTCGACTATGCCGGCGAGGAAACGGCGGCCAAGCAGCGAGAGGCTTATCCCGATCTGCAGACCATCCGCATCCGCGCGACGGTCCCCGAGGTATTTAGCCAGGCCCGCGCGGCGGCGGCCGACCTTGGTTGGGAAATCCACGCGGTGGAGGAGGCTGAGGGGCGGATCGAGGCGACCGACACCACCCGATGGTTTGCGTTTAAGGACGACGTGGTGATTCGCATCGTCGCCGGAAACGAGGTGACGCTGGTTGATGTGCGCTCGAAGTCCCGGGTTGGGATGTCGGATATCGGACTGAACGCTGAGCGGATTCGCCGTTTTCGCGACGCGCTGCTGGCGAAGCTGCTCTAG